CAGGTTCCCCCTTATAAACCTGATCGGTGGTGAAGATGGAAGAGGAACTTATCGAAAAAGCGCTGGCTTACCTGCGGGTGGGTGACGTTTATTTCGAGGAGAAGAGGTTCGACCTGGCCCACAAGGCCTACATGGACGCCCTCTACACCATCGGGGCCCTGCTCGTCTATCTCGACACCGGAATCCTCATGCCGGCTGAAGAAATGGCGGGAATCCTGAAGGGCAAACATCCCGGGGTTTACGCTCTCATATCCCGCTACGCTGGAATCACCGCCCCCGATGGGGAGACGCTAAGGTCCCTGAGGGCTGAGGTAACTGACCTTTTGAGCTCCTTTGGAGGTCATCGGGGTTCGCTTTGAGCTCCCTTTCCGTCATGGAGGATTCTAACTCCAGAGAAGTGACCTTTTCGGGTTTTTCCCTAATGCAGTCTCCCACGGCCCCCCTGAGGGTCTTCGAGAGTCCTTCGTTTCCATGGAAGGTTACGGTTACGTATCCACCGTCGGGGAGGTCGAAGGTTAAGGTAAGCTCCCTCCCCCTGATCGAGATACCCGAAGGAGCCATCCTCAGAAGAAAGGCCCCGTTCTCTTCTCTTTCCCGCCATATGGAAGTTACCTCCAGCGTTCCACGGGAGTAGAAAACGCTGAGAACGGCCCCACGGGGAGTTAAGGCATGGGTTCCCCTTTCGTGGAGAGCCGCCCTCCCCCTTGCCGTCCCGAGGAAAGTTGAGTTGCAGAGGGAATCCACGTAGGAACCCAAAGTTTCATAAACCGTGCCTTTTGATCCTTTCAAAGCCATCACCCGGCTAAGGTTGTCGCTCATGGTATATTGGTAATTGGTCGTTAACGGTGGTCGTTATGAGGATCGTCTCAGCCGACACGGGTGGAGCGCTTCTCACGGAGGACTACGAACCGGTGGGGTTGATAGCGACCGCGGCCGTTTTAGTTGAGAAGCCCTACAGAACGGCGACGCTGAAAACCGTCAGGTACGCGGATCCCTTCAGCTACGACATGAGCGGAAGGCAGGCCATCAGGGAGGAGCTTCTTCTTTCCGTCGAGCTCGCACGCAGGGTAAAACCGGACGTTATCCACCTCGACTCGACCATTGGCGGAATAGAGGTCAGGAAACTGGACGAACCGACCGTGGATGCCCTGAACATAAGCGAGAGGGGAAAGGAGGTCTGGAGGGACCTTGCAAGGGAACTTCAGCCTCTGGCAAAGGGCTTCTGGGAGGACACCGGGATCGAGATAGTGGCGATAGGGAAGCCGAGCGTTCCCGTCAGGATAGCCGAGATTTACGCGGGGATTTACACGGCAAAGTGGGCCCTTGACTACGCCCGGGAGCACGGCAGGGTTATCGTCGGCCTTCCGAGGTACATGAAAGTGGAGATCCGTGGGGGAAAGATCCACGGCGAGAGCCTTGACCCGAGGGAGGGAGGCCTCTTCGGTGAGATCGAGGCAGAGGCTACTGGAGTGGCGTGGGAGCTCTACCCCAACCCCCTCGTGAGGCGTTTTATGACCCTCGAGGTGTGGAGGGAGTAGCTCAGCCCTCCAGCTCGTCCCTGAACTTTATGGCATCGAAGGGGCAGAGCTGGTTGCAGAGGCCACAGCCGGTGCAGATGAGCGGGTCTATCCTGACCTTCCCGGTGCCGGCATCGTAAACGAGGGCCGGACAGCCCGTCAGGAGGATGCAGGCCTTACAGCCCGTGCACCTGTCCTCCACGACAACCGGTGGCTCCCCCACCTCCCCGCGCCTTATCACGGGAATGACGCACTCCCTTCTGGCTATTATGACCGCCGGCCCCTCGACCTTCATGGCTTCCTTTATCGCCTCCCTCGTGGCCTTGAGGTCGTAGGGATCCACCGTCCTGACGTACTTAACCCCGAGGGCCTTCACGAGGGCTTCGATGTCTATCTCGTTGAACCTCCTGCCCGTCTCACTCCCGCCCGTTCCGGGGTGGGGCTGGTGGCCGGTCATGGCGGTGGTCCTGTTGTCGAGTATCATCACCAGAACGTTAAGGTTCTTGTAGACGGCATCTATCAGGGGCTGGATCCCGTTGTGGAAGAAGGTGGAATCGCCGATGGTTGCGATTATTTTCCTGTTCATAACCACGCTCTGGCCGCCGGCGAGGCTTATACTAGCTCCCATAACGTACTCCGTCCAGATGGCCTCAAGCGGTGGAAGCAGGGACAGGGCGTAGCAGCCTATGTCCCCGTGAACCGGAACGGAGTAACGGCCGAGGCGGAGCTCCCTCAGGGCATCGAGGACGGCACGGTAGCTTCCCCTGTGGGGACAGCCGGGGCACATAACGGGCGGCCTCTTCGGGGCGAGGCTTTCGGCCAGCCTGACCGCCTCGGGTTTCTCGTAGCTTTCTGCCTCCTTTCCGATGAGCTTTAGAAGTGCATTCCTGACGAGGGACGGCGTTAGCTCGCCCTCAAGCGGAAGATGGCCGGTTCTTTTGCCGTAGATCGGCACCCCCAGACGGGCCTCGTAGGCGGCCACCTTGACCTCCTCCTCAACGAAGGGGGCTCCCTCCTCGATCACTATGGCCGCCTCAACCTCCCGGAGGAATCCGAGGACCAGCTCCCTCGGGAGCGGATGGGGCGTTGAGAGCTTGAGAACCCTGAAGTCCTCCCCGAGTTCCCCCAGAACCTCCTTCACGTAGCCGTAGGGGGCGCCCTCAACGATGATCCCGAGCCTTCCCCTCCCCTCGATCCTGTTGAAGGGCATCGAGTTGAACTCCTCCTCGATTCTTCTCAGGGTCTCGTTGAGCCATCCGTGCCTCTTCCTGTTCCCCTCCATGCTGGCCCTCACGTACCTCTCTATGTCCTTTTTGAAGACGGGTTTCCGTTTCAGATCGACGAACTCCCCCACCTCGACGTTAGCTGTGGTGTGGTTTACCCTCGTGGTAGTCCGCAGTATAACAGGCACCCTGTACCTCTCGCTCAGATCGTAGGCGTAGATGATTATATCGTGGGCCTCCTGTGGGTCCGATGGCTCGAGAACCGGCAGAAGGGAGAGCTTTCCATAATAACGATCGTCCTGTTCCGTCTGCGAGGTGTGCGGTCCGGGGTCGTCCGCGACGAGAATCACCAGTCCACCCTCAACGCCCGAGTAGGCGAGGCTCATCAGGGGATCGGCGGCAACGTTCAGGCCAACGCACTTCATCGTCACGAGGGCCCTTAAGCCTGTGTAGGCCACACCCGCGGCCTCCTCAAGGGCCACCTTCTCGTTCGGTGCCCATTCCGCGAACACTTCCGGTTTAAGCCTCGCTATCGTCTCCACCACTTCGGTCGAGGGCGTTCCGGGGTAGCCGGTGGCGAAAACGACGCCACTCTCGAGGGCCCCGTAGGCTATGGCCTCGTTCCCCATGAGAAGCTTCATCCCGTGCTTTTTCGGTTTCACGTAGGAACCTGAGGGATAAGAGTTAGCCTGCTCCACGATCACCACCGCTGGAGTTTCGTCCGGGAGGTTAAAACCCTATGTTCCGGGAGGAGGAGGGGTTTATCGAAAAATTTTCGAAAAATTTCCCGGATCCCCCTCCGATGTGCCGGAGAGGTTTAAATACCCGGAGTGATAAGGATGAGGTGATGAAGGTTGGAGAACTAATCGAACTGGTCGATCGCACCATAACGCACCTCAGGATAGCGGTTCTGGCCAATCAGAGCAGGAGCTTTGAGAGTCCCTACACGAGTTACGAGTTCATCCAGCGCTCGCTTGAACTTCAGAAGGACCTTGAGGACCTTACCAGAGCCAGAGAACGTTTGAGCGAACTCGACCCGGAGAGCGAGGCCGAGGAGCACTTCTCAAAGGAAGAGCTCGAGGAGTTCCTGAGACTGCTGGAGCTTCTCGGGAAGGCCAATGCCCACAGCTATTAGGTAACACCAAAGACTTAAAACCCCCTCGTGGATAGGAAGGTCGGTGGGATCGATGGAGAAAAGGCTTGAGGTTATGGAGAGGACTTACAGGAGGTTCCTCGCGATCGGCATGGGGATTCTCCTGCTGGCCTTTGCCACGATGATCCTTCGGCCTTTCGGGGAGAGCTCCCTGATTCTGGCCCTCGTGTTCTTCGTGATCGCCTTCGTCCCCCTTGAATTCGCCAGAAGGATTGCAAGAAGGATGGCCATACTCGCCCTCAGGAATGAATAGAAAAGCTTAATTAGACCATCGGGAATTGATGAAGGGAGTGAAAGGATAGGATGAAGTTTAGAGGTGATGTGAAATGGCGTTTGTACCACCACAGGCGGGCTACGACAGGGCGATTACCGTCTTCAGCCCGGATGGAAGACTTTTTCAGGTGAACTATGCCAGAGAAGCCGTTAAGAAGGGTGCAACCGCCGTCGGGGTTAAATGGAAGGACGGCGTTGTCCTCGCGGTTGAGAAGAGGATAACCAGCAAGCTCATCGAGCCGAGAAGCTACGAGAAGATCTTCCAGATAGATGACCACATAGCCGCCGCCCCCAGCGGCATAATAGCCGATGCGAGGGTCCTCATTGACAGGGCCCGACTTGAGGCTCAGGTTTACCGCCTCACCTACGGCGAACCCGTTCCGCTCACCGTTCTGGTGAAGAAGATCTGCGACCTTAAACAGGCCCACACCCAGTACGGGGGTGTAAGGCCCTTCGGTGCGGCCCTGCTCATGGCGGGCGTTAACGACAAGCCCGAGCTCTACGAGACCGACCCGAGCGGGGCCTACTTCGAGTGGAAGGCCGTTGCCATAGGCAGCGGAAGGAACACCATTATGGCCATCTTCGAGGAGCACTACAGGGAAGACCTCGACATGGAAGGGGCCGTAAAACTGGCCATAAGGGGCCTCGCCAAAACCCTCGAGGAGCCGGGTGTC
The window above is part of the Thermococcus sp. P6 genome. Proteins encoded here:
- the psmA gene encoding archaeal proteasome endopeptidase complex subunit alpha, which codes for MAFVPPQAGYDRAITVFSPDGRLFQVNYAREAVKKGATAVGVKWKDGVVLAVEKRITSKLIEPRSYEKIFQIDDHIAAAPSGIIADARVLIDRARLEAQVYRLTYGEPVPLTVLVKKICDLKQAHTQYGGVRPFGAALLMAGVNDKPELYETDPSGAYFEWKAVAIGSGRNTIMAIFEEHYREDLDMEGAVKLAIRGLAKTLEEPGVNSIEVAYITTADKRWKKLGRDELSRYLDEILKESEGEEVEENSKDYAELDRNY
- a CDS encoding DUF4152 family protein is translated as MRIVSADTGGALLTEDYEPVGLIATAAVLVEKPYRTATLKTVRYADPFSYDMSGRQAIREELLLSVELARRVKPDVIHLDSTIGGIEVRKLDEPTVDALNISERGKEVWRDLARELQPLAKGFWEDTGIEIVAIGKPSVPVRIAEIYAGIYTAKWALDYAREHGRVIVGLPRYMKVEIRGGKIHGESLDPREGGLFGEIEAEATGVAWELYPNPLVRRFMTLEVWRE
- the iorA gene encoding indolepyruvate ferredoxin oxidoreductase subunit alpha; protein product: MKLLMGNEAIAYGALESGVVFATGYPGTPSTEVVETIARLKPEVFAEWAPNEKVALEEAAGVAYTGLRALVTMKCVGLNVAADPLMSLAYSGVEGGLVILVADDPGPHTSQTEQDDRYYGKLSLLPVLEPSDPQEAHDIIIYAYDLSERYRVPVILRTTTRVNHTTANVEVGEFVDLKRKPVFKKDIERYVRASMEGNRKRHGWLNETLRRIEEEFNSMPFNRIEGRGRLGIIVEGAPYGYVKEVLGELGEDFRVLKLSTPHPLPRELVLGFLREVEAAIVIEEGAPFVEEEVKVAAYEARLGVPIYGKRTGHLPLEGELTPSLVRNALLKLIGKEAESYEKPEAVRLAESLAPKRPPVMCPGCPHRGSYRAVLDALRELRLGRYSVPVHGDIGCYALSLLPPLEAIWTEYVMGASISLAGGQSVVMNRKIIATIGDSTFFHNGIQPLIDAVYKNLNVLVMILDNRTTAMTGHQPHPGTGGSETGRRFNEIDIEALVKALGVKYVRTVDPYDLKATREAIKEAMKVEGPAVIIARRECVIPVIRRGEVGEPPVVVEDRCTGCKACILLTGCPALVYDAGTGKVRIDPLICTGCGLCNQLCPFDAIKFRDELEG